Proteins from a genomic interval of Panthera tigris isolate Pti1 chromosome A2, P.tigris_Pti1_mat1.1, whole genome shotgun sequence:
- the FAM240A gene encoding protein FAM240A, whose protein sequence is MNNQYVRREVFCGNTCHELKRFWEQEIGKQTYYRQSEEYRLGKSALRKLREGWRQRLEAKLRLQNSPDETKKRANVGREHLASLTQEDSKH, encoded by the exons ATGAACAATCAGTACGTCCGCCGGGAAGTCTTCTGCGGAAACACCTGCCACGAGCTCAAGCGTTTCTGGGAACAGGAGATCGGCAAACAGACCTACTACCGACAGTCGGAGGAATATCGCCTGGGAAAAAGCGCCCTGAGAAA GCTCAGAgaaggatggaggcagagactggaagcAAAGCTGAGACTTCAGAACAGCCCAGATGAGACCAAAAAGCGGGCAAACGTTGGCCGGGAGCATCTCGCTTCGCTGACCCAAGAGGATTCAAAGCACTGA